Genomic DNA from Thermus amyloliquefaciens:
CCTCCCGCTCCAGGAAGCCCGCGCTCCCCCAAAGGTCGGTCACCGTGGGGAGCCTGGGGTCCTTCTCCGGCACATAAACCCGCACGAAGAAGCGGCTCCCGTCCCCGTCGCCCCACCCCGGCATGGAGACGAGCTCGTAGACCACGGCGAAGCGCTCGGGCTTGGGGTCCGGGAACTCCAGGTAGTCTAGGCCCACGATGTCCGCCAGGTAGTTGAACCCCAGGGCCTTGTAGTGGGCCATTTCCTCCTTGAAGGCCTCCCGGGGCACCACCACCCACAGGTTCCCGAGCCCGTTGTCCTCCACGGCGTAGCCCTTGGTCCGGGCCTCCTCTAAAACCACCTGAAGCCGCACGCTTCACCCCCTCGTCC
This window encodes:
- a CDS encoding NADH-quinone oxidoreductase subunit C translates to MRLQVVLEEARTKGYAVEDNGLGNLWVVVPREAFKEEMAHYKALGFNYLADIVGLDYLEFPDPKPERFAVVYELVSMPGWGDGDGSRFFVRVYVPEKDPRLPTVTDLWGSAGFLEREVYDLFGIVFEGHPDLRKILTPEDLEGHPLRKDFPLGETPTLFREGRFIVPSEFRAALTGKNPGPTWYRGGSRKGYRALWADLTKAKGEKGPSRG